A segment of the Deltaproteobacteria bacterium PRO3 genome:
GCTGGGCGCGGCGACGACGGCGGGTTGGCCGCGATCGCGGAATTCTTGGAACTTCGGGTACAGGACGACCGCGCCCGCCAGCAGGGTGAAGAAGAGGAGGATTTTGAAAAGACGGAGTTTCAAGGGTGCTACCTGCGCGGGTCTCGGGATCCAAGCTTCGTGGAAGGCCGGAGTTTTATTCATGAATTTCTATTTCCATGCCAAGGTTCGAGGCGGTTTATCAAGGGTTTTTTCGCGTTTTCCCCCGCGACGGCGCTTTTCGAATTACGGCGCGGGCGCGGGATTCGGTTTGTCGCCCGCGTCCCCTTTCATCAGGGACATGAAAACGAAGCCCACGCCGGTCCAGAACAGCATGCGGGTGCGGCGGACGATCTGGATCGAGGTGCCGATGGCCGGATCGAGCTTCAGCAGGGCGAAGACGCCCGCGAAGGCGCCCTCCATCACCCCCAGGCTGCCCGGGATGAAGACGAAGATCATGTTGATGATCACGGTCATGGAGGCCAGCAAATAGCTGTCGATGAAGGAGATGGGATGGCCGAGGAAGCGGGCGGCGAGGTAGATCTCGCCGACGCCGGCCAGGCGGCCCAGAAAGTGAAGTCCGAAGGCCGCGACGAAGCCCTTGCGGTTCATTTTATAGAAGCGGGAGATGTGCCCGTCGATCTCGTGGACGTTGGCCAGGGTCTTTTCCGAAAAGTTCCGCTTCAGGCGCAGTTTCTTCAGCAGGTCGAGGAAGAAGCTGAACAGGCCCTCATGGGAGCGATAGAAGAGGAAGCCCGAGACCCCCACGATGACCGCCAAGGCGACGGGCAGCCCGATTTCCAGGGCCGGGGGCAGGGTGAAGCGGATGAAGGTGATCAGGACGCCCAGCAGCATAAACAGGGCGATGGCCATGTTGTTGAGGCTGCGGTCCACCACGACCGAGGCGGTCCCCTCGTTGAGCGGGATGTGGTCTTTGAGCATCAAGATGCGCGCCGGGTCGCCTCCCCCCCAGCTCAAGGGGGTGATGCTATTGATCGCCTCCCCCGAGGCCTTAATCTTGAAAATGTCCCATAAGTTGACGCGTTTACTTAGGTTTTTGAGAAAGATCTCCCAGGCCAGGGAGTAACTGAGCAACCAAAGGAGGCTGAGCCCGAGGATCCAAAAAAAATTCCAGCCGACCGTGCGCAAATATTCTAATAATACCGATGGTTTAAGTTTGATCACCAGGTAGACGAAGAAGGCCAGGCCGAGGAGGAAGAAGAAGCGGCGGAGGCGGCGGCGGAACTGGGGGGATTTCAATAAATTCATGAAGTTATTTTCGGGATTTCTTATACCAGGCCCGGGGTGGAGGATAGTCAAAAATGCGGGGGCAGGGGGTGTTTTGCCGTTGACACCCGATTGTCAAAAACCTTATAACCACCGGATAATCTTCATTTTCTCAGGTCCTTCGGAAGCGAAAAACCAAAAGATATTCGATGCCCCGGCATCGCATCCGCACTCGGCGTCATATACCTTTTGGTGGCCGAGCGAGGTCTACCCGGAAGAAGGGACACTGCAAAGTATATGAGCAAAATCGCCTTTCCACTGAATCTACTCCGACTCAGCCCCGACGAGCAGGCCACCAGCGGCAAAATCCTCGCGGGCACCGACGCCTGGATCGCCCGAAATATCAATAAACGGATTTCCCTCCCGATCAGCATCCTGCTGGCCCGGGCGGGCGTGACCCCCAACCAGATCACTCTGTTCAACCTGCTCTTGGGGATCCTCTCGGGCGTGATCGCCGCCTTCGGCGGCTACCCCCACCTCTTGGCGGCGGGCATTCTCTTCCAGCTGGTCTCGATCATCGACGGCTGCGACGGCGAGGTGGCCAAGCTCAACCAAAAGGCCACCAAGTTCGGCGCCTGGTTCGACACCGTGGGCGACAACCTCTCCTTCGTCGTCTTCATCACCGGCGTGACCTTCGGGCTGTACCAAGAGACCCACGCGGCCTGGATCCTCAACCTGGCCAAGCTCTCGTTGTTTTCCTTCGCGATCCTGCTCAGCATCATGATCAGCTACCTGATCCAGCAGAAGGGGGCCTCCGCCTCGCTGGTGACTTACGAGAAAGAGGTCGTCAGCGCCAAGGCGAAGAAGCAAAATCCGATCGTCGCCAAGCTGGTCTTCTACGGAAAATTCCTGGTGAAGAAGGATTTCTTCGCCTTCCTGTTTTTCTCCCTGGCGGTGGTCGACCTGCCGCAGGCCATCGTCTTTTTTGCGGCGCTGGGCACCAGCGCCGTCGCCGTCGTGCTCTCGGTGATCACCTTCAACGGCTATCGGGCCCGCAAGGCCCTGGCCGCCAAGGCCGTTGCCACCGAGGAGGCCCCGGGGGTGTCGCACTGATATGCCGGACAGTCCCCAAAAAAAATCGGTCTGCGTCTTCGATTTCGACGGCACCCTCGTCGACTCGATGGGTGGCTTCGCCGACCTGGCCGCCCAGCTGATCGCCGAGGCCTACGACTGGCCCCGCGACGAGTCCCGCGAGGCCTACCTGCGCACCTCCGGACTGCCTTTCTTCCAGCAGCTCGAGGTCTTGTTTCCCGGCGACGCCCGCAACGCAGCGACCGCCGCCGCCTTCGAGGCGCGCAAGCAGGAAGGTTATTTCGGGCGCCCCTTCTTCCAGGACGTCCCCGCGGCGATAACCGGCCTGCAAGAGCGGGGGCTGCGCGCGGTGGTCTCCTCCAACAACGGGCAAGAATTGGTCGAGGCCTACCTCGAACGCCGGTCCAAGCCGCGCTTCGACCTGGTGCTGGGTTTCAAGAAGGGCTTCGCGAAGGGCAAGGCCCACTTCGAGAGGGTTCTCCAGCATTTCGGCCTGAAGGCCTCCGAGATGCTCTTCGTCGGCGATTCGCTGCACGACGCTCGCCAGGCGCTGGAGTTCGGCGTCGATTTCGTCGGGAGGGTGGGGACCTTCCGCCGAGAGCAATTCCAACAAGTGCATCCGCGGGCCGCGACCGTGCGCGGGCTCGACGAGCTCATGGGGGTATTATGCAGGTAGTTCTTCTGGCCGCCGGCATGGGGCTGCGTTTGGGGCATTTGACCCGGGCTCTGCCCAAGGCCTTGATCCGGCTCAACGGCAAGCCGCTCATCGACTACACCCTGCCGCGCCTGCTGGCGAACAAAAGGGTGGAAGAGGTCGTCGTCGTCGGCGGCTTCGAGCACGGCAACCTCGAGCGGCACCTCGACGAAAACTACAGCCTGTTCGGCGACCGCCTGCGCCTGGTCGAAAACCGGGCCTTCACCCGCGGCAACCTCTACACGATGGAAGCGGCGCTGCCCTATCTCAGCGCTTCCTTTTTGGTTTGCAACGTCGACCACGTCTTTTCCGAAAAGACCTGGGCCTTCATCCTGCAGGAGAGGCCCGAGCCCGCGATCTTCTGCGATTTTCTGCGCAGCCTGGCCGAGGACGAGATGAAGGTCCTGCTCGACGCCGACAAGCGCGTCGTCGACATGGCCAAGACTCTCGAGAGCTACGACGCCGGCTACGTCGGCCTGACCTACATGACCGCCGACAAGATCGAGCTCTACCGCGAAGCCCTCGCCGAGACCGCCTCCGCGCGCGGCGACAAGGCCGTGGTCGAGAACGTCCTGCCCGTGATGGCGGCCCAGGGCGAGGCGATCCGCGTCATTCCCTTCGATAAGAACGTTTGGTACGAGGTCGACACCCGCGAGGACCTGGCCAAGGCCGAGGCCGCGCTGCGGGCCCTCGAGGCCGAAGAGGCCGCCGACGCGGCCCTGCGCTTCAGCTGATTCCGTATTTACACGCCCCGCCGTCGGTGCTAGTCCGACGGCCTCATCCATGATGCGTCCGAACTTCATCCAAAGAGTGCGTTATTCGCCCTGGTTCACCCAGCTGGTGGTGATCCGCCGCTGCAACTTGAGCTGCACTTACTGCAACGAGTTCGACCAGGCCTCCGACCCCGTCCCGCTCGAGACGCTGAAGGCGCGGGCCCGCAAGTTGAAAGAGCTGGGCGCCTACTCGATCAACCTGACGGGCGGCGAGCCGACCATGCACCCCGGCCTCCCCGAGCTGATCCGCTATTGCCGCCGCGAGCTGAAATTTCTCAACACCTCGATGATCACCAACGGCTTCTATTTGAAGAAAGAGCTGATCGAATCGCTCAACGACGCGGGCCTCCAGGCCATGCAGATCTCCATCGACGGGGTGAAGCCCAACGACGTCACCGTCAAGGTGCTCGACAGCCTGCGCAAGCGGCTGGGCTATCTCAAGGACTACGCCAAATTCGAGGTGGTGGTCTCGGGGGTGATCGGCTCTTGCCCGCCGCAGGAGACCTTCGAGGTCATTCAGTTCGCGAAGGAGCAGGGCTTCAAGCCGCGGGTGCTCATCATCCACGACCAGGATGGCCAGGTGAAGTTGAACGACGAGCAACTCGCGGTCTTCGAGCGGATCAAGAAGCTGATCCCGAAGAGCTTCCCCGAGTTCACCGACTACCGCTACGAGATGATCCGCACCGGCAGCGCGCCCTTCAAGTGCCGGGCCGGCAGCCGCTATCTCTACGTCGACGAGAACGGCGTGGTCAGCTGGTGCTCGCAGACGCGCGACGCCTTCCGCAAGGACTTGATGGACTATTCCTTCGAGGACCTGAAGCGCGAGTTCTACACCTACAAATCCTGCCAGGACAAATGCACGCTGGGCTGCGTCCGCGCGGCGAGCTCGGTGGATAATTGGCGGCGGCAGGATGCGCCGGGCACCCTCGATCCCGCCGTTTCCAACGGCGCCATCTGACGCTTCTTTTTTCACCAACCTAATGGGCGAGCGGCGTTGTTTTGGTATTGTTTATGATGCCCTCGCCGGGGCATCGTTTCCTTGACATCTGTTTGATTTCATTTCTTTATAGCAACCTCGTTAATTTTGTTTCGATAAAGGTCAGGTCTTCCGTAAATCTCACCGGGTAAGGGTTTGACGAAGGCGTGTTGAACCCATGCAGAGAATCATAAGCTGTTTGAAGGTAGGGTTGCTTTCTTGCCTGCTGATCCTTGCCGCCGGCTGCGGTACAGGCGGTCAATTGCCTGTTTTTCAGGATGCCTCCAAGAAATTTTGTCTTGCCGATTCGGAATGCGGGCCCTTGGAGATATGTTCCGCTTCCCATCAATGCTTACCCCGCGCCGCACCATGCGAAGGGCAGGTTGATTGCTCCAGTGATTCGGTTTGTTCCGGCGGCCTCTGCCTAGAGCCCGGGGTTTGCTATTTTGACTATCAGTGCCCCGCCGAAATGGCCTGCGAGTCTTACCGATGCGTCTATCGTCGCTGCTTCCAGGACTCGGAGTGTGAAATGGGCAAGCGCTGCGACGCCATCGTCGGGAGTTGTCGAGAAGGCCTCTGTTTCGCTGATTCCGAGTGCGCCGAGGGTCATTGCTGCGATCCGCTGCGGTCGGCCTGCGTTCCGGAGCTTGTCTGCGAGCGGTATGACAAGGGAATTCCTCAAGACTGCCAGCCTGCGTCCGAGAGCTGTGACCGCGAGGACAACGATTGTGATGGCGCCATCGACGAGGATTACCCGGATCTCGGGAAAAATTGTTCGGTAGGCACGGGTGTTTGTTTCCAGGTGGGAAATCTTGTCTGCAATCCGGACGGCACGGGTCTTTCGTGCGACGTAACGCCCGGCCCCTCCGATGCGGAGGTTTGCGACGGTGTGGACAACAATTGCGATGGAGTCATCGATGAAGGCTGCTAAATATTTCTTAGGTTGTCTTTTGGGTTTCCTTATTGGTTGCGGCAGTGGCGGTCCTTCCGCCGATCACGATATGATCACGGTGGATCCCTCCCTCGAGCTGGGGCCGGATGCCGAAATCTACAACGAGGCCCTGGCGAATTACGCGCTGGGTATTATGTATTCTTCGGAAGAGGGGAAGCTCGCCGTCGTCGTCAATCGTTTGATCATCGATCCGGTGGACGAGACGAGTCTGAACGAGATCCTGCAGAAATATCATGCCGTCGTGGTCGAAGATGCCAATATCCCGGTTCCCGAAGACACCATACTGGATACGGACGGGGCCCATTCTGGCGGTACCACTTATCGACTGATAGAATTCGATCCCAACCTTGGAAAGAAGGGCTATTACGCGGAATATCTGCGCCATCAAGGGGCCTCGATAAACCTGTTGGTGGACTCGCCGGAGACCGAGGGCTTCCTGAATATTCTTGGACAAATGTACCTAGAGGACTCCGGCAAACTGAGGGATATCCAGGCGGTCGTCTATGCGTCGGAGAGTCCCGTCTCGCTGCTTCAGAATATGCAATTTCCGTTAAATGATTGGGCGACCTGCAGATGCCTTTGGAGGGAGGGCGGCACCGGTTCCTTAAAGCTAAAGGATGGAGCCACCTGGCATGAGGAAATTCGAGAGGCCCCGATTTATAATTCGCTGATTACCGATCGAACGATCAGTCCCCCGAGGTATTGCACCTATAACGACGGCTTGGAGGCCGCCGGGGATAAATTCCTCTCCCAGGGGGACAATGTCCTGATCGCCAATTTCGCGACTTTTTACAGCAACCACGAGAAGAATAATGCCCGCTTCCAAACAGGCCCCGAGGGGAATATGCATTTGTGGGCATTTCCCGCGAGCCTGCTTCCCATTCATCTACCCTCCCAATTGAAAGATTCGCCGCCCGGAGCGGTTCATATCAATCTCAAAGGGCCGAGCGATAATTGTGAGTGGTGGCCTTCCGAAGTGGACCAATACATCGCCTATCAAAACGTCATTTTATGGGATTGGGATAGGGCGCCCAATGACGACGTGGCTCTTTTTCTCTGGGAGGGCGATGAATGCTCTATTAAGTTCTTTGCCATTCGCATATGCAATCCCGACGACAAGATCGCCATGTTTCAGGTGGCTCGTAACAGGACTACCTCTCCAAATGGCCTGCTCCTGCGCGATATTGATTACGCCTCAAATGGTGTTGATATCTGGGACATGTCGTCAGAGCGTGACCTCGATTTGAGAATACAAACCATCGATTATTGTCGGGCTAAGGATTCCACTATTTCTGAAATCTGCAACGGTTATGATGATACTTGCGATGGAAAGGTGGACGAGGGTTTTGAGTCTAGAGGGAATGCCTGTGACAATGGTGGTGTCGGGCAATGCAAATCAATTGGGAACCTTGTCTGCAACGACCCGGATAAACAGCGTGCAGGAGATCCCGCGCTTATCTGCAACGCTCAATCTCGCCAGGCTTCTCCTGTAGAGATCTGCGACGGATTGGATAATGATTGTGACGGCCAAACGGATGAGAATTGGATCCAGGAAGGCCTCGCCTGTGGGCTGGACGTAGGAACTTGTGGGGTAGGTGCATTAGGTTGCACCAGTGGGCATATTAGTTGTGAAGGAGAGATCGCTCCAACTGTCGAAGTTTGTGACGGGGTAGACAACGATTGTGATGGGGTCTCCGATGAGGGCTGTGGTTGCATGCCTGGCGAGACTAGAGGGTGCAGTATTAATTTAGGCCCTTGCACATTAGGGACGCAAGACTGCCTTCCCGGAGGAACCTGGAGTGCTTCTTGTTCCGGCACCGTGCCACAGGTGGAAATCTGCGACGACATTGATAACAATTGCAATGGAGCTATCGACGAAGGGGTTTTGA
Coding sequences within it:
- a CDS encoding flippase-like domain-containing protein — encoded protein: MNLLKSPQFRRRLRRFFFLLGLAFFVYLVIKLKPSVLLEYLRTVGWNFFWILGLSLLWLLSYSLAWEIFLKNLSKRVNLWDIFKIKASGEAINSITPLSWGGGDPARILMLKDHIPLNEGTASVVVDRSLNNMAIALFMLLGVLITFIRFTLPPALEIGLPVALAVIVGVSGFLFYRSHEGLFSFFLDLLKKLRLKRNFSEKTLANVHEIDGHISRFYKMNRKGFVAAFGLHFLGRLAGVGEIYLAARFLGHPISFIDSYLLASMTVIINMIFVFIPGSLGVMEGAFAGVFALLKLDPAIGTSIQIVRRTRMLFWTGVGFVFMSLMKGDAGDKPNPAPAP
- a CDS encoding CDP-alcohol phosphatidyltransferase family protein; its protein translation is MSKIAFPLNLLRLSPDEQATSGKILAGTDAWIARNINKRISLPISILLARAGVTPNQITLFNLLLGILSGVIAAFGGYPHLLAAGILFQLVSIIDGCDGEVAKLNQKATKFGAWFDTVGDNLSFVVFITGVTFGLYQETHAAWILNLAKLSLFSFAILLSIMISYLIQQKGASASLVTYEKEVVSAKAKKQNPIVAKLVFYGKFLVKKDFFAFLFFSLAVVDLPQAIVFFAALGTSAVAVVLSVITFNGYRARKALAAKAVATEEAPGVSH
- a CDS encoding HAD family hydrolase; the protein is MPDSPQKKSVCVFDFDGTLVDSMGGFADLAAQLIAEAYDWPRDESREAYLRTSGLPFFQQLEVLFPGDARNAATAAAFEARKQEGYFGRPFFQDVPAAITGLQERGLRAVVSSNNGQELVEAYLERRSKPRFDLVLGFKKGFAKGKAHFERVLQHFGLKASEMLFVGDSLHDARQALEFGVDFVGRVGTFRREQFQQVHPRAATVRGLDELMGVLCR
- a CDS encoding radical SAM protein, with the protein product MMRPNFIQRVRYSPWFTQLVVIRRCNLSCTYCNEFDQASDPVPLETLKARARKLKELGAYSINLTGGEPTMHPGLPELIRYCRRELKFLNTSMITNGFYLKKELIESLNDAGLQAMQISIDGVKPNDVTVKVLDSLRKRLGYLKDYAKFEVVVSGVIGSCPPQETFEVIQFAKEQGFKPRVLIIHDQDGQVKLNDEQLAVFERIKKLIPKSFPEFTDYRYEMIRTGSAPFKCRAGSRYLYVDENGVVSWCSQTRDAFRKDLMDYSFEDLKREFYTYKSCQDKCTLGCVRAASSVDNWRRQDAPGTLDPAVSNGAI